A window of the Pongo abelii isolate AG06213 chromosome 10, NHGRI_mPonAbe1-v2.0_pri, whole genome shotgun sequence genome harbors these coding sequences:
- the PHB2 gene encoding prohibitin-2 (The RefSeq protein has 1 substitution compared to this genomic sequence) — MAQNLKDLAGRLPAGPRGMGTALKLLLGAGAVAYGVRESVFTVEGGHRAIFFNRIGGVQQDTILAEGLHFRIPWFQYPIIYDIRARPRKISSPTGSKDLQMVNISLRVLSRPNAQELPSMYQRLGLDYEERVLPSIVNEVLKSVVAKFNASQLITQRAQVSLLIRRELTERAKDFSLILDDVAITELSFSREYTAAVEAKQVAQQEAQRAQFLVEKAKQEQRQKIVQAEGEAEAAKMLGEALSKNPGYIKLRKIRAAQNISKTIATSQNRIYPTADNLVLNLQDESFTRGSDSLIKGKK; from the exons ATGGCCCAGAACTTGAAGGACTTGGCGGGACGGCTGCCCGCCGGGCCCCGGGGCATGGGCACGGCCCTGAAGCTGTTGCTGGGGGCCGGCGCCGTGGCCTACGGTGTGCGCGAATCCGTGTTCACCG TGGAAGGCGGGCACAGAGCCATCTTCTTCAATCGGATCGGTGGAGTGCAGCAGGACACTATCCTGGCCGAGGGCCTTCACTTCAG GATCCCTTGGTTCCAGTACCCCATTATCTATGACATTCGGGCCAGACCTCGAAAAATCTCCTCCCCTACAGGCTCCAAAG ACCTACAGATGGTGAATATCTCCCTGCGAGTGTTGTCTCGACCGAATGCTCAGGAGCTTCCTAGCATGTACCAGCGCCTAGGGCTGGACTATGAGGAACGAGTGTTGCCGTCCATTGTCAACGAGGTGCTCAAGAGTGTGGTGGCCAAGTTCAATGCCTCGCAGCTGATCACCCAGCGGGCCCAG GTATCCCTGTTGATCCGCCGGGAGCTGACAGAGAGGGCCAAGGACTTCAGCCTCATCCTGGATGATGTGGCCATCACAGAGCTGAGCTTTAGCCGAGAGTACACAGCTGCTGTAGAAGCCAAACAAGTGG CCCAGCAGGAGGCCCAGCGGGCCCAATTCTTGGTAGAAAAAGCAAAGCAGGAACAGCGGCAGAAGATTGTGCAGGCTGAGGGTGAGGCCGAGGCTGCCAAGATG CTTGGAGAAGCACTGAGCAAGAACCCTGGCTACATCAAACTTCGCAAGATTCGAGCAGCCCAGAATATCTCCAAGACG ATCGCCACATCACAGAATCGTATCTATCTCACGGCTGACAACCTTGTGCTGAACCTACAGGATGAAAGTTTCACCAG AGGAAG TGACAGCCTCATCAAGGGTAAGAAATGA
- the PHB2 gene encoding prohibitin-2 isoform X1 yields MAQNLKDLAGRLPAGPRGMGTALKLLLGAGAVAYGVRESVFTVEGGHRAIFFNRIGGVQQDTILAEGLHFRIPWFQYPIIYDIRARPRKISSPTGSKDLQMVNISLRVLSRPNAQELPSMYQRLGLDYEERVLPSIVNEVLKSVVAKFNASQLITQRAQVSLLIRRELTERAKDFSLILDDVAITELSFSREYTAAVEAKQVAQQEAQRAQFLVEKAKQEQRQKIVQAEGEAEAAKMLGEALSKNPGYIKLRKIRAAQNISKTIATSQNRIYLTADNLVLNLQDESFTR; encoded by the exons ATGGCCCAGAACTTGAAGGACTTGGCGGGACGGCTGCCCGCCGGGCCCCGGGGCATGGGCACGGCCCTGAAGCTGTTGCTGGGGGCCGGCGCCGTGGCCTACGGTGTGCGCGAATCCGTGTTCACCG TGGAAGGCGGGCACAGAGCCATCTTCTTCAATCGGATCGGTGGAGTGCAGCAGGACACTATCCTGGCCGAGGGCCTTCACTTCAG GATCCCTTGGTTCCAGTACCCCATTATCTATGACATTCGGGCCAGACCTCGAAAAATCTCCTCCCCTACAGGCTCCAAAG ACCTACAGATGGTGAATATCTCCCTGCGAGTGTTGTCTCGACCGAATGCTCAGGAGCTTCCTAGCATGTACCAGCGCCTAGGGCTGGACTATGAGGAACGAGTGTTGCCGTCCATTGTCAACGAGGTGCTCAAGAGTGTGGTGGCCAAGTTCAATGCCTCGCAGCTGATCACCCAGCGGGCCCAG GTATCCCTGTTGATCCGCCGGGAGCTGACAGAGAGGGCCAAGGACTTCAGCCTCATCCTGGATGATGTGGCCATCACAGAGCTGAGCTTTAGCCGAGAGTACACAGCTGCTGTAGAAGCCAAACAAGTGG CCCAGCAGGAGGCCCAGCGGGCCCAATTCTTGGTAGAAAAAGCAAAGCAGGAACAGCGGCAGAAGATTGTGCAGGCTGAGGGTGAGGCCGAGGCTGCCAAGATG CTTGGAGAAGCACTGAGCAAGAACCCTGGCTACATCAAACTTCGCAAGATTCGAGCAGCCCAGAATATCTCCAAGACG ATCGCCACATCACAGAATCGTATCTATCTCACGGCTGACAACCTTGTGCTGAACCTACAGGATGAAAGTTTCACCAGGTGA
- the EMG1 gene encoding ribosomal RNA small subunit methyltransferase NEP1 isoform X2 has protein sequence MAAPSGGFKPRERSGGEQAQDWDAVPPKRPRLGAGNKIGGRRLIVVLEGASLETVKVGKTYELLNCDKHKSILLKNGRDPGEVRPDITHQSLLMLMDSPLNRAGLLQVYIHTQKNVLIEVNPQTRIPRTFDRFCGLMVQLLHKLSVRAADGPQKLLKVSVEYTEKMVSISNYPLSAALTCAKLTTAFEEVWGVI, from the exons ATGGCCGCGCCCAGTGGTGGATTCAAGCCTCGTGAACGAAGCGGTGGGGAGCAGGCACAGGACTGGGATGCTGTGCCACCCAAGCGGCCCCGACTAGGGGCAGGAAACAAGATCGGAGGCCGTAGGCTTATTGTGGTGCTGGAAGGGGCCAGTCTGGAGACAGTCAAG GTAGGGAAGACATATGAGCTACTCAACTGTGACAAGCACAAGTCTATATTGTTGAAGAATGGACGGGACCCTGGGGAAGTGCGGCCAGACATCACCCACCAG AGTTTGCTGATGCTGATGGATAGTCCCCTGAACCGAGCTGGCTTGCTACAGGTTTATATCCATACCCAGAAGAATGTTCTGATTGAAGTGAATCCCCAGACCCGAATTCCCAGAACCTTTGACCGCTTTTGTGGCCTCATGG TTCAACTTTTACACAAGCTCAGTGTTCGAGCAGCTGATGGCCCCCAGAAGCTTTTGAAG GTCAGTGTGGAGTATACAGAGAAGATGGTGTCCATCAGCAACTATCCCCTTTCTGCTGCCCTCACCTGTGCAAAACTTACCACAGCCTTTGAGGAAGTATGGGGGGTCATTTGA
- the EMG1 gene encoding ribosomal RNA small subunit methyltransferase NEP1 isoform X1 produces MAAPSGGFKPRERSGGEQAQDWDAVPPKRPRLGAGNKIGGRRLIVVLEGASLETVKVGKTYELLNCDKHKSILLKNGRDPGEVRPDITHQSLLMLMDSPLNRAGLLQVYIHTQKNVLIEVNPQTRIPRTFDRFCGLMVQLLHKLSVRAADGPQKLLKVIKNPVSDHFPVGCMKVGTSFSIPVVSDVRELVPSSDPIVFVVGAFAHGKVSVEYTEKMVSISNYPLSAALTCAKLTTAFEEVWGVI; encoded by the exons ATGGCCGCGCCCAGTGGTGGATTCAAGCCTCGTGAACGAAGCGGTGGGGAGCAGGCACAGGACTGGGATGCTGTGCCACCCAAGCGGCCCCGACTAGGGGCAGGAAACAAGATCGGAGGCCGTAGGCTTATTGTGGTGCTGGAAGGGGCCAGTCTGGAGACAGTCAAG GTAGGGAAGACATATGAGCTACTCAACTGTGACAAGCACAAGTCTATATTGTTGAAGAATGGACGGGACCCTGGGGAAGTGCGGCCAGACATCACCCACCAG AGTTTGCTGATGCTGATGGATAGTCCCCTGAACCGAGCTGGCTTGCTACAGGTTTATATCCATACCCAGAAGAATGTTCTGATTGAAGTGAATCCCCAGACCCGAATTCCCAGAACCTTTGACCGCTTTTGTGGCCTCATGG TTCAACTTTTACACAAGCTCAGTGTTCGAGCAGCTGATGGCCCCCAGAAGCTTTTGAAG GTAATTAAGAATCCAGTATCAGATCACTTTCCAGTTGGATGTATGAAAGTTGGCACTTCTTTTTCCATCCCGGTTGTCAGTGATGTGCGTGAGCTGGTGCCCAGCAGTGATCCTATTGTTTTTGTGGTAGGGGCCTTTGCCCATGGCAAG GTCAGTGTGGAGTATACAGAGAAGATGGTGTCCATCAGCAACTATCCCCTTTCTGCTGCCCTCACCTGTGCAAAACTTACCACAGCCTTTGAGGAAGTATGGGGGGTCATTTGA
- the EMG1 gene encoding ribosomal RNA small subunit methyltransferase NEP1 isoform X3 has protein sequence MRVGKTYELLNCDKHKSILLKNGRDPGEVRPDITHQSLLMLMDSPLNRAGLLQVYIHTQKNVLIEVNPQTRIPRTFDRFCGLMVQLLHKLSVRAADGPQKLLKVIKNPVSDHFPVGCMKVGTSFSIPVVSDVRELVPSSDPIVFVVGAFAHGKVSVEYTEKMVSISNYPLSAALTCAKLTTAFEEVWGVI, from the exons ATGAGG GTAGGGAAGACATATGAGCTACTCAACTGTGACAAGCACAAGTCTATATTGTTGAAGAATGGACGGGACCCTGGGGAAGTGCGGCCAGACATCACCCACCAG AGTTTGCTGATGCTGATGGATAGTCCCCTGAACCGAGCTGGCTTGCTACAGGTTTATATCCATACCCAGAAGAATGTTCTGATTGAAGTGAATCCCCAGACCCGAATTCCCAGAACCTTTGACCGCTTTTGTGGCCTCATGG TTCAACTTTTACACAAGCTCAGTGTTCGAGCAGCTGATGGCCCCCAGAAGCTTTTGAAG GTAATTAAGAATCCAGTATCAGATCACTTTCCAGTTGGATGTATGAAAGTTGGCACTTCTTTTTCCATCCCGGTTGTCAGTGATGTGCGTGAGCTGGTGCCCAGCAGTGATCCTATTGTTTTTGTGGTAGGGGCCTTTGCCCATGGCAAG GTCAGTGTGGAGTATACAGAGAAGATGGTGTCCATCAGCAACTATCCCCTTTCTGCTGCCCTCACCTGTGCAAAACTTACCACAGCCTTTGAGGAAGTATGGGGGGTCATTTGA